GCTGCCCTCGCTGGTGGCGGTCATCTTCTTCTTCGTGGGCGGCCTGATCGGGGCCTGGTGGATCCTGCCCGGACTGGTCGCCTGGATCACGGGAGGTGCCGGATGAGGTTCCTCTTCGGTCTGGCTTACTTCTTGGTGGGCGTCCTCGGCGGCGTCACCCTGGTGCAGTCGCAAGCGGCTTCCTGGTACCGTATCCAGGAAATGTTCCAGTTCGGGGCCTTCCACATGTACGGCATGATCATGTCCGCGATCCTCGTGGCCATGATCGGCGTCTGGCTGTTGCGGGGGAAGCGCAGCCTCGAAGGGCCCGAGATCAGGATCAACGACAAGGCCCGCACCTGGACCCGCTACATCGTCGGGGGGACGATCTTCGGTCTGGGTTGGGCGCTGGCGGGCGCCTGCCCGGGGCCCACGCTGGCGCTGATCGGCGCCGGCTGGCCGGCCTACCTGGTCCTCTTCGCCGGAATGATACTGGGGACCTGGGTCTACGGCCTGTTGCGGGACGTGCTGCCGCACTGAAGCGGATTCGCGCTCGCCCTACGGCCGGGCCCGGGCCCGGCCGTAGGTCTGCAGGATCAGCTCGGCGGCCTCGAGCAGACCGCCTTCGTCCGCGGGCGCGACCACGCGGTCGGCGGCCTGCTGCACGAACTCCGGGGCGTTGCCCACGGCGATGCCCAGCCCCGCGGTTTCGAGCCCGCCGAGATCGTTGAGGCCGTCGCCCAGCATCACGGTGGCCTCGGGCGCGACGCCGTAACGGCGGGCCAGCTCGAGCAACCCCGTGCCCTTGTGCCCCGCGGGCGGCTTGAGGCCGAGGATCCAGTGGTCTTCACGGGGGCCGTAGGCCTCGATGCGAACCCCCTGGCCCAGTTCCGTGCGCAACTGCTCCAGGCGGCTTGTGGGAACCCGCATCAGCCAGACCCCCACGAGGGGCAGGCCGGGCACGGCCTCGGGATCGATGGCGAAGGAGGGCGTTCCCGTCGCGGCTACGTGCTCGTGGCGGTCTTCGGGCGGCCGGGTCGCCAGGTGGTAGCGGACGCCCAGGGCGGTGTGGAACTCGGCGCTGAGTTCGTGCGCGTGGAGGACCTCGAGCAGCCGCCGCACCGCGGAGCCGCTGAGCGTCCGGCGGCTGCGGATGCGGCCGCGGGCGTCGGCGATCAGCGCGCCGTCGGAAAAGGCGTGCAGGCCGTCCGGGTGGATGCGCCGCGCCGCCTCCAGCGCGAAGCCGGCCGGCAACCGGCCGGTGTTGACCGCGAGCAGGTGGCCCGCCGCGCGCAGGCGCTCGAGGAACCGCGGCGCATCGGGAAGGAAGACCCCGTGCCTCAGCAGGGTGCCGTCGAGGTCCAGCGCGATCAACGCCCGCGCCACAAGCCCTCCAGCGCTTCGGCGAGGCCGCAGCGCTCCACCGGCGCAACCACGCGGTCGGCCGCCTGCTTGACCTCGTCCGGCGCGTTGCCCATGGCAATGCCCACGCCGGCGGCGCGGATCAGCTCAAGGTCGTTGGCGCCGTCGCCGATCATGGCCACCTCGCGCATCGTCACCCCGAAGCGCTGGGCCACCCAGCGGGCTGCGCTCAGCTTGCCGGCGCTGCGTTCGAGCAGCGAGGCGTAGAGCACCCCCGGTGTCGCGGGGCTGGTGCCCAGGTGCCAGGAAAGCCGCCCGTCCACCTGGGTGTCCACCGCGGCCCGGACGCGTTCCCAGGCGGGGCCGGGGCGGACGACCCACTGCACCCGGATGACCGTTTGCGCGAAAGGCAGCCGCTGCAGGTCGGCGCGCGAAAAGGGCACGCCCAAAAGCCGCTCGTGGGCCTCCAGATCGGCGGCGGCGCGTTCGACGTAGATCCCGCCCTCGGCGGTGTAGGCCTCGAGGGGGAGGGCGCGGGCGCGGGCCAGGTCGACGATCCGGTGGTAGGCCGTCCGCGGCAGCGGCACGGCGTGCACCGGGGTGCCGTCCGCACGCGCGACCAGCGCCCCTTGGTGAAAGACGTGCAGACCCTCCGGGTCGAGGCGGCGGGCGTAGTCGAGGCTCCGGCCGGCGCTTGGGCGGCCGGTGGCCAGCGAGAGGTGCAACCCGTGGGCGCGCGCCTCCCGCGCCGCCGCCCAGGCGCAGTCGGGCACCCCGTCCGGCCCGTGCAGGGTGCCGTCGACGTCGACGAAGACGAGGCGGATCATCGCACGCCGATCCATCCCGAGTGGGCGACCACCGCCGGACCGCCCACGTAGACCGCGTAGGGCTCACCCGAGACGGCGTACTCCACGCGCACGTGCACCACGCCGGGCACGCCCAGGTGGTGGCCCTGGAGCACCTGGATCTCGGCCGACCCCTCACGCCGCGGCACCACCCCGGCGCGGGCCAGCAGCGCGGCCAGCGCGCCGTTCGCGGTTCCGGTTACGGGATCCTCGGGGATCCCCAGGGCGGGGGCGAAGTCGCGAGCGTAGTAGGCCCGCGGACCCACCGGCGCGTAGGCGTGCACGGTGTCGACTTCGAGCGCCGAGCAGATCTCGACCAACCGTTCCATGTCGGGCTCGAGCTCGTCGACCAGCCCGGGCGCGATCAGGGGCACGAAGGCGGACCACAGGCCGCTGAAGGCGACGCCGCTGGGCAGCCCCCGGTGCAGGTAGCGCTCGTTGATGCCCAGGGCCTCGAGCAGCTCGCGCAAGGCGCTCCAGGAAAGCACGTCGCGGAAGCGGGGCGCGGGTTCGCGCATCACCGCCTGGATCACCCCGGCCTCGTCGCGTTCCAGGTGCACCGGGATGTTGTCCACGGGGGTCTGCAGGAAGAGCTGCCGCTCGCTTTCGCCGAGGCGCCCCTGAAGCGCCAACGTCACCGCCAGGGCGATGGCGGCGTGCCCCGCGAACTCGACCTCGCGGGCGGGGGTGAAGAAACGCACCGAAAACACGTTGTCCTTCCAGTCGGTGACGAAGACGGTCTCGCTGGTCTCGAGCTCCTGAGCGACGCCGCGCATCTGCGCGTCCGAGAGCCCGCGCGCGTCGAGCAGCACCGCGGCGCGGTTCCCGGTGCCCGGGGTGCGGGTGAAGGCGTCGACGAGCAGGTAGGGCAGCTTCACCGGCTACTCCTCGATCTTCAGGTGCAGCTCCGCCAGCTGCTCCGGGGAGACCGGCGCCGGCGCGCCGGTGAGGGGGTCGCGGCCCGACTGGTTCTTGGGGAAGGGGATGACCTCGCGGATGCTCGCCGCGCCGCTCATCAGCGCCAGGAAGCGGTCGAGCCCCCAGGCGATGCCGCCGTGCGGCGGCGCGCCGTAGCGCAGCGCTTCGAGGAAGAAGCCGAACTTCTCCTCGGCCTCCTCCCGGGGGATGCCGAGCACGTCGAACATCTTCTGCTGCAGCTCCATGCGGTGGATGCGGATCGAGCCCCCGCCCACCTCGGTGCCGTTGAGCACCAGGTCGTAGGCCTGCGCCCGCACCCGGCCCGGGTCGCTTTCGAGCAGCGGCAGGTCCTCGGGGTGGGGGGAGGTGAAGGGATGGTGCATGTAGGTCCACAGCTCCAGGTCGCTGTCCCACTCGAGCAAGGGGAAGTCGACGACCCAGAGGAAGTTCCAGCCGCTGCGCTCGATCCCGAGAAGGTCGGCGAGCGCCAGGCGCACCTGACCCAGGGCCTCGAGCGCGGTGTTCCAGCGGTCGGCGACGAAGAGCACGGTCTCGCCCGGCCGCGCCCCCCAGGCGCGCAGGGCTCCGTCGTCCAGGAACTTGGCGATGCCGCCGCTCAGGCCGTCCTCGCCCACCTTGACCCAGGCCAGCCCCTTGGCGCCGTAGCGCTTGGCCACTTCTTCCAGCCCCGCGATCTGCTTGCGCGAGAGCTCGGCCGGCGCCCGCAGGCCGCGCACCGCGCCCCCGGCCTCCAGCACGCTGCGGAAGGCGTTGAAGTTCGAGTTCGCGAAGAGCGCGTCCGCGGGCTCAAGCTCGAGGCCGAAGCGGGTGTCGGGCTTGTCGGAGCCGTAGCGCTCCAGCGCCTCGCGGTAGGGCATGCGCGGGAAGGGGAGGGGCAGCTCCACCCCCAGCGCCTCGCGGAATACGTGGGCCACGAGCCGCTCGTTGATCGCCCAGATGTCCTCCTGGCTTACGAAGGACATCTCCAGGTCCAGCTGGGTGAAGTCGGGCTGGCGGTCGGCGCGCAGGTCCTCGTCGCGGAAGCAGCGGGCGATCTGGAAGTAGCGGTCCACCCCCGCGATCATCAGCATCTGCTTGAAGAGCTGCGGCGACTGCGGCAGCGCATAGAACTTGCCGGGCTCGAGCCGGCTGGGCACCAGGAAGTCGCGCGCTCCCTCCGGAGTGCTGCGGGTGAGGAAGGGGGTCTCCACCTGCACGAAGCCCTCGGCGCTGAGGAAGTCCCAGATGGCCTTGATGACCGTGTGGCGCAGCCGCAGACGGTCCAGCATCGGCTTACGCCGCAGGTCGAGGTAGCGGTACTTGAGGCGCAGGTCCTCGTTCACGCGCTCCGCGGGGTCGTCCTCGCCGCGCCAGGAGGCGTCCACCGGGAACGGCGGCGTCGCCGCCTCGTTCAGCACCTCAAGGCGCGCGGCCGCGACCTCGACGCGCCCCGTCGCCAGCTCGGGGTTCACCTGGTCGGCGGGACGGGCGCGGACCGTGCCCTCGATTTCGAGAACGTACTCGCCGCGGACGCGCTCGGCTTCGGCGAAGGCGGGACTCTCGGGATCCACGACGACCTGCACCAGCCCGGTTCGGTCGCGCAGGTCCAGGAAGACGAGGCCGCCCAGGTCGCGCCGGCGGTTGACCCAGCCCTGCAACAGGACCCGTTCGCCTTCGTGCCGTTCGTTCAGTTCACCGCAGTAATGGGTGCGTTTCACGCCGTTCCACCTCGAATCCATTCTTTCACTTCATCCGGACGCAGCGTGCGCTGCTGGCCGGTCTTCAGGTCCTTGACCGTCAGCGTGCCCGCCGCGGCCTCGTCGGAGCCGAGGAGGCCCGCGAAGCGCGCCCCCTTCCTTTCCGCCTCCTGCAGGCCCTTGCCCGGCCTGCGCGCCTTGAGCGCGTACTGCACGCGCAGCTCGGGCCAGAAGTGTGCGGCCATCTCCAGCGCACGCGGCACCAGATCGGGCTCGAGCGGCACCACGTAGAGGTCGAGGCCGGGCGCGGGGGCAGGGGAGAGGCCCTCGGCCTCCATGGCCAGGGCGACGCGCTCGACCCCCAGCGCCCAGCCGACCCCCGGCGCCGGGGGGCCGCCCAGAAGCTCGCTGAGGCCGTCGTAGCGGCCCCCGCCGCCCAGGGCGGACTGGGCGCCCAAAAGCTCGTGATGTATTTCCCAGGAGGTGCGCACGTAGTAGTCGAGCCCCCGCACGATCGTGGGGTCGACCTCGAAGGGCACGCCGAGCGCCCGCAGGCGCGCCTGCACCGCTTCGAAATGTGCGCGCGCGGCCTCGCCCAAAAAGTCGAGCATCGGGCGCACCTCCAGCGCCTCGAGCAGGCGCCGGTCGGCCTCGGCCTTGGAATCGAGGATGCGCATGGGGTTGGTCTCGAGGCGGCGCCGCGAATCTTCGGAAAGCCGCTGGGCGTGGGGTGCCAGACGCTCGCGCAGGTAGGCGTTGTAGCGCGCGCGGTCTTCGGCGTCGCCCACCGATCCCAGCTTGAGGCGCATCCGCGAGAGCCCCAGGCCGGCGAGAATCCGCCAGGAAAGCACCACGGCCTCGGCGTCGACCTCGGGCTCGGCCGCGCCGATCACCTCGTAACCGGTCTGGTGGAACTGGCGCTGGCGGCCCTTCTGGGGCCGCTCGGCGCGGAACATGGGGCCCGCGTACCACAACCGCACCGGCTGCGGCCAGACCTTCATGCCGTGCTCCAGGTAGGCGCGCACGACCCCGGCGGTGCCCTCGGGGCGGAGCGTCAGCGAGCGGCCGCCGCGGTCGCTGAAGGTGAACATCTCCTTTTGCACGATGTCGGTCGTCCGGCCCACGCCGCGCTCGAAGACCTCGGTGTGCTCGAAGATCGGCGTGGCGATCTCCTCAGCGCCCGCGGCCTCGGCCCAGCGGCGGGTCGCCTCGACGACGGTGCGGTGGTAGGCCAGGGCGGTTCCGAGCAGGTCGTGGGTTCCCTTGACGGCGCGAATCACGGCGCCATTTTAGCACTTAAGCGGCCCGGCTCCCGGCCGCGCTGCTGGGCCTTTGGCGTTGAGCAAGGGCGGCCGTCTTCGCTCGGGCCGCAGAAGCCAATTGTCCCTATCCTTGACCGTTTGATTATACGATCATGAGTTTGAAAGGGGGTACAGCATGTTCATCGATTACCTGACGGTCATGATGGTCGCGGTGGTCATGGGCGCAGTTTTTACCGCGGTTTACGGTTACCTGTACCTCGACCGGGCCTCACCGGACGAACGCAGACCCTGGGCCTATGCCTTCTGGGCCTCGGGGCTGTTGCTGGCCGTGCCCGGGCTGCACGTCACCCTGACCTGGCCGCTGCCGGGGGCCTACAACATCGTGATGGGGGAGCCCGCCCTCTTCTTTGGCGTGGTGCTGCTGCTGACGGGGTTCGCGATCTGGCACGGGCAAGATCTCGCTCCACTCACCTGGACCGCCTTGTTCGGCGGCTTTGCGCTGCTGGCCCTTTCGGTCGCCATCTTGCAGCACGGGCTGTCGCGCGCGCCCTTAATGTGGGCCCTCGGCTACGGCGCGCTGGGGCTGGCCGCCGTCTTGACGCCGCTGGCGTACCGCTCTCCGGGGTGGCGGCTGCTCGTCGTCGTGCTGCTGCTCGTGGGCGCCGCGGTCTTCGCGCTCGGAGGGTACGGCGCTTATATCGACCACACCGCCAAGGACGCCTTCGGCAAGTGGGTGCCCTGGCCGCTGCGCTAAAGCCGGAAGAACCGCAGCCCGCGTCCGCCCCACGGACGCGGGGCTTCGCGGCACCGCTTCTCGGCCTCCTTTTCGGGCCGCATCATATTCCCGTTAATAACCCTTAACAGGAATATGCTATCCTGAGGCATGCTCGAGCCCCTGGCCAACTGGTCCGACCCCGCCAAGCGCCGGCTGTGGGCGGTGAAGGCCGCCCACGAACGCGACGAGGCACGGCTCGTCGAACTGCTGGAGGCCTACCTCTTCCTCAAGGGTCGCAAGAAGGCGCTCGTCAGCCCCGAGACCCTGCGCACCTACCGCACCGCGCTGCGCGACTTCCTGGCCTGGGCCTGGCCCGAGGGCGCGCCCGGGCCCCGGGTGCCGATCCTGAAGGCCACGGGCGACGACCTCGATCGCTACCTCAACGAGCTGCAGACCCGCGGCGGTCACCTGCCGGAGAACGCCCGCCCGCTGAAGCCCGCGAGCGTGGCCACCTACCTGGCCGGCGTGCGCGCCTTCTACCGGGCGCTCGAGTGGGCCGGGGCCGCGGTCGCTCCGGACGACGTGCACGCCCCCGCCGACCCCACGCCGCGCGAGGAACGCCGCCCGGCGCTGCCGCTCGAGCTCTACCGGCGGCTGCTCGAGCACCTGGACGACCCCGAGGACGCCGGCAAGCTCCGCGACCGGGCGATGGTGCGGTTGATGGCCGAGGCGGGGCTGCGCATAAGTGAAGTCATTCACTTGGACGAGGCCGACTTCCTGGAGGCCGAACGGCTGGTGGTGGTGCGTTCGGGCAAGGGCGGCAAGCAGCGCACCGTCCCCGTCACCCGCGGCCTCGCCGCCGAGCTGGCCGCCTGGCGGCGGCTGCGCCGGGCCTACGCCGAACCCGGCGAAAGCGCCCTCTTCGTCAACACCGGGGGGCGCAAGAACCGCGGCCGCCGCCTCTCCGCCAGCCTGCTGCGCAAGCGGCTGGCGCGCTACTACGAGGCGCTGGGCTTCCCTCCCCGCTACCGGGGCGCCCACATGCTGCGCCACACTGCGGGCACCCGCTTCTACCGCGCCACCGGCGACCTGCACGTGACCGCGCGCCTGCTGGGGCACGCCAACGTCAACACCAGCGCCATCTACGCCAAGATGGACCTCGAAGGCCTGCGCGACGCGGTGGACCGGTTGGAGGACGAGGCGTGACCCTGCTGCAGGACGTCCTCGACCACGCCCGCCGGCTGCCCGGGGTGCGCGAGGACTTCCCCTTCGACTTCGAAACCCTGACGCTGAAGGTCGGCGGCAAGATCTTCCTGCTCACCAGCCTGCGCGCCGACCCCGTGCGCCTCAACCTCAAGTGCGACCCCGAACGGGCCCTGGAGCTGCGGGCGCGCTACCCCGACCACGTCCTCCCCGGCTACCACATGAACAAGCGCCACTGGAACACCCTGGTGCTCGACGGCACCCTACCCCGGGCGCTGGTGGAGGAGCTGATCGACCACAGCTACGCGCGGGTGCTCGCCGGTCTTCCCCGCCGCGTGCGCGCGGCGCTAGCGCGGGGTGTAGAAGAAGGCGAAGCCGAGTAGCGCGTAAACGCCGAGGAGCATCACGCCCTCGAGCCAGTGGGTCTCGCCGTCGCGCACCACGGCGTTGGTGATCACGATCGAGGCCGCAAGCCCCGCGATCTCCAGCGGATTGTGGAAGACGAGGTCGAAGGGCCGCCCCACCGCCCAGCCCCAGATGACCAGGATCGGCGCGACCAAAAGCGCGATCTGCAGGCTCGAGCCCACCGCGATCTGGACGGCGAGGTCCATCTTGTTGCGCACGGCGAAGGAGACCGCCGCCAGGTGCTCGGCGGCGTTGCCGACGAGCGGGATTATGATGATCCCCACGAAGAACTCGGAGAGGCCAAGCGTCTTTGTGGCCGCCTCGATGTTGCCCACGAGCAGCTCCGAAACGACGGCAACGCCGACCGTCGAGGCCAGCAGCACGCCCACGGCGAGGCCGGGGCTCCATTCGGGCGCGTGCCTTTCCTCGAGCCCGCCGACGAGGTCGCGGTGGGTGACCAGCGAGAACCAGAGGTTCGCCAGGTAGACGGCGATCAGCACCCCGGCCACGGCCAGGCTGTAAGCGGCGTCGGGCAGCGCCGGGTCGCGGATCCCGTAGAAGGTGCGCTCCGCCAGGTCGAAGAAGGCGGGCAGCATGAAGGCGACGAGGGCGAGGGTGAGCAAGGTGGTGAGCAGGCCCGCCGCCTGGGCGTTGAAGCGCTGCCGGTGGTGCCGCAGGCCGCCCAGCAGGATGGAGAGCCCCAGCACCAGGAGCAGGTTGGAAAGCAGGGAGCCCGAAATCGAAGCCTTGACCACCTCGACCTTGCCGGCGTTCAAGGCGATGACTGCGATGATGAGCTCCGCGGCGTTGCCGAAGGTGGCGTTGAGCAGGCCGCCGGCGGTGCTGCCCGCGCGCGCGGCCAGTTCCTCGGTGGCCCGCCCCATCCAGGCGGCGAGCGGCAGCAGCGCGAGCGCGGAGAGCAGGAAGACCCAGACCCCGCCCCAGTTCAGGTACTCCGCCGCCAGCGCGAGGGGTACCGCGACGAGGGCGTAGGCGCGCCAGCTCATGAGCCCGCCTCTTCGCGGCGCAGGCTGTAGACCAGGCTGGCCCCGCCGCGGTTGGTCACGCCCCACAAAACGTCGCAAGCCTCCATCGTCCGCTTCTGGTGGGTGACCAGGATGAACTGCCGCTCGCGCGCGAAGTCGCGCAGGAAACCGACGAAGCGCAGGATGTTGGACTCGTCGAGGGGGGCGTCCACCTCGTCGAGGACGGCGATGGGCAGGCTCCCCTCCCCCACCTCGGCGAGCGCGAAAAGGAAACCCAAGGCGCCCATCGTCTTCTCGCCGGTCGAGAGCAGGCGCAG
This genomic stretch from Oceanithermus profundus DSM 14977 harbors:
- a CDS encoding DUF6691 family protein codes for the protein MRFLFGLAYFLVGVLGGVTLVQSQAASWYRIQEMFQFGAFHMYGMIMSAILVAMIGVWLLRGKRSLEGPEIRINDKARTWTRYIVGGTIFGLGWALAGACPGPTLALIGAGWPAYLVLFAGMILGTWVYGLLRDVLPH
- a CDS encoding HAD family hydrolase encodes the protein MARALIALDLDGTLLRHGVFLPDAPRFLERLRAAGHLLAVNTGRLPAGFALEAARRIHPDGLHAFSDGALIADARGRIRSRRTLSGSAVRRLLEVLHAHELSAEFHTALGVRYHLATRPPEDRHEHVAATGTPSFAIDPEAVPGLPLVGVWLMRVPTSRLEQLRTELGQGVRIEAYGPREDHWILGLKPPAGHKGTGLLELARRYGVAPEATVMLGDGLNDLGGLETAGLGIAVGNAPEFVQQAADRVVAPADEGGLLEAAELILQTYGRARARP
- a CDS encoding HAD family hydrolase → MIRLVFVDVDGTLHGPDGVPDCAWAAAREARAHGLHLSLATGRPSAGRSLDYARRLDPEGLHVFHQGALVARADGTPVHAVPLPRTAYHRIVDLARARALPLEAYTAEGGIYVERAAADLEAHERLLGVPFSRADLQRLPFAQTVIRVQWVVRPGPAWERVRAAVDTQVDGRLSWHLGTSPATPGVLYASLLERSAGKLSAARWVAQRFGVTMREVAMIGDGANDLELIRAAGVGIAMGNAPDEVKQAADRVVAPVERCGLAEALEGLWRGR
- a CDS encoding PhzF family phenazine biosynthesis protein; translation: MKLPYLLVDAFTRTPGTGNRAAVLLDARGLSDAQMRGVAQELETSETVFVTDWKDNVFSVRFFTPAREVEFAGHAAIALAVTLALQGRLGESERQLFLQTPVDNIPVHLERDEAGVIQAVMREPAPRFRDVLSWSALRELLEALGINERYLHRGLPSGVAFSGLWSAFVPLIAPGLVDELEPDMERLVEICSALEVDTVHAYAPVGPRAYYARDFAPALGIPEDPVTGTANGALAALLARAGVVPRREGSAEIQVLQGHHLGVPGVVHVRVEYAVSGEPYAVYVGGPAVVAHSGWIGVR
- the aspS gene encoding aspartate--tRNA ligase codes for the protein MKRTHYCGELNERHEGERVLLQGWVNRRRDLGGLVFLDLRDRTGLVQVVVDPESPAFAEAERVRGEYVLEIEGTVRARPADQVNPELATGRVEVAAARLEVLNEAATPPFPVDASWRGEDDPAERVNEDLRLKYRYLDLRRKPMLDRLRLRHTVIKAIWDFLSAEGFVQVETPFLTRSTPEGARDFLVPSRLEPGKFYALPQSPQLFKQMLMIAGVDRYFQIARCFRDEDLRADRQPDFTQLDLEMSFVSQEDIWAINERLVAHVFREALGVELPLPFPRMPYREALERYGSDKPDTRFGLELEPADALFANSNFNAFRSVLEAGGAVRGLRAPAELSRKQIAGLEEVAKRYGAKGLAWVKVGEDGLSGGIAKFLDDGALRAWGARPGETVLFVADRWNTALEALGQVRLALADLLGIERSGWNFLWVVDFPLLEWDSDLELWTYMHHPFTSPHPEDLPLLESDPGRVRAQAYDLVLNGTEVGGGSIRIHRMELQQKMFDVLGIPREEAEEKFGFFLEALRYGAPPHGGIAWGLDRFLALMSGAASIREVIPFPKNQSGRDPLTGAPAPVSPEQLAELHLKIEE
- the hisS gene encoding histidine--tRNA ligase, which codes for MIRAVKGTHDLLGTALAYHRTVVEATRRWAEAAGAEEIATPIFEHTEVFERGVGRTTDIVQKEMFTFSDRGGRSLTLRPEGTAGVVRAYLEHGMKVWPQPVRLWYAGPMFRAERPQKGRQRQFHQTGYEVIGAAEPEVDAEAVVLSWRILAGLGLSRMRLKLGSVGDAEDRARYNAYLRERLAPHAQRLSEDSRRRLETNPMRILDSKAEADRRLLEALEVRPMLDFLGEAARAHFEAVQARLRALGVPFEVDPTIVRGLDYYVRTSWEIHHELLGAQSALGGGGRYDGLSELLGGPPAPGVGWALGVERVALAMEAEGLSPAPAPGLDLYVVPLEPDLVPRALEMAAHFWPELRVQYALKARRPGKGLQEAERKGARFAGLLGSDEAAAGTLTVKDLKTGQQRTLRPDEVKEWIRGGTA
- a CDS encoding DUF981 family protein; protein product: MFIDYLTVMMVAVVMGAVFTAVYGYLYLDRASPDERRPWAYAFWASGLLLAVPGLHVTLTWPLPGAYNIVMGEPALFFGVVLLLTGFAIWHGQDLAPLTWTALFGGFALLALSVAILQHGLSRAPLMWALGYGALGLAAVLTPLAYRSPGWRLLVVVLLLVGAAVFALGGYGAYIDHTAKDAFGKWVPWPLR
- a CDS encoding tyrosine-type recombinase/integrase, translating into MLEPLANWSDPAKRRLWAVKAAHERDEARLVELLEAYLFLKGRKKALVSPETLRTYRTALRDFLAWAWPEGAPGPRVPILKATGDDLDRYLNELQTRGGHLPENARPLKPASVATYLAGVRAFYRALEWAGAAVAPDDVHAPADPTPREERRPALPLELYRRLLEHLDDPEDAGKLRDRAMVRLMAEAGLRISEVIHLDEADFLEAERLVVVRSGKGGKQRTVPVTRGLAAELAAWRRLRRAYAEPGESALFVNTGGRKNRGRRLSASLLRKRLARYYEALGFPPRYRGAHMLRHTAGTRFYRATGDLHVTARLLGHANVNTSAIYAKMDLEGLRDAVDRLEDEA
- a CDS encoding MmcQ/YjbR family DNA-binding protein, which gives rise to MTLLQDVLDHARRLPGVREDFPFDFETLTLKVGGKIFLLTSLRADPVRLNLKCDPERALELRARYPDHVLPGYHMNKRHWNTLVLDGTLPRALVEELIDHSYARVLAGLPRRVRAALARGVEEGEAE
- the cax gene encoding calcium/proton exchanger, which produces MSWRAYALVAVPLALAAEYLNWGGVWVFLLSALALLPLAAWMGRATEELAARAGSTAGGLLNATFGNAAELIIAVIALNAGKVEVVKASISGSLLSNLLLVLGLSILLGGLRHHRQRFNAQAAGLLTTLLTLALVAFMLPAFFDLAERTFYGIRDPALPDAAYSLAVAGVLIAVYLANLWFSLVTHRDLVGGLEERHAPEWSPGLAVGVLLASTVGVAVVSELLVGNIEAATKTLGLSEFFVGIIIIPLVGNAAEHLAAVSFAVRNKMDLAVQIAVGSSLQIALLVAPILVIWGWAVGRPFDLVFHNPLEIAGLAASIVITNAVVRDGETHWLEGVMLLGVYALLGFAFFYTPR